One region of Carya illinoinensis cultivar Pawnee chromosome 8, C.illinoinensisPawnee_v1, whole genome shotgun sequence genomic DNA includes:
- the LOC122319083 gene encoding cytokinin riboside 5'-monophosphate phosphoribohydrolase LOG5-like isoform X1 — MQAGKMVKSRFNTVCVFCGSSTGARDCYREAAVELGQELVSRRLDLVYGGGSVGLMGLVSQEVHRGGGHVLGIIPKTLMSKEITGETVGEVRPVADMHQRKAEMARHSDCFIALPGGYGTLEELLEVITWAQLGIHDKPVGLLNVDGYYNHLLSFIDKAVDDGFIRPSQRSIIVSASNSRELVQKLEEYVPKHDGAISKANWEAEQLELNASLQTGIAR, encoded by the exons ATGCAGGCCGGGAAGATGGTGAAGTCAAGGTTCAACACAGTCTGCGTTTTCTGTGGGAGCAGCACTGGCGCAAGAGACTGCTACCGTGAAGCTGCGGTGGAACTAGGCCAAGAactg GTATCGAGGAGGTTGGATCTTGTTTATGGAGGTGGAAGCGTAGGATTGATGGGCTTAGTCTCTCAGGAGGTACACCGCGGTGGTGGACATGTGCTTGG AATCATTCCCAAGACTTTGATGAGCAAAGAG ATAACAGGGGAAACAGTCGGGGAGGTCAGGCCTGTAGCCGACATGCACCAAAGGAAGGCCGAGATGGCCCGCCATTCTGACTGTTTTATTGCCCTtccag GTGGTTATGGAACTTTGGAAGAGTTATTGGAAGTCATAACATGGGCCCAGCTTGGCATCCACGACAAGCCT GTGGGTTTGCTTAATGTGGACGGCTACTACAACCACCTGCTATCCTTCATAGACAAAGCGGTTGATGATGGCTTTATCAGGCCATCTCAGCGCAGTATTATTGTCTCTGCTTCAAACTCCAGAGAGCTTGTTCAAAAACTCGAG GAATACGTCCCTAAGCACGACGGGGCAATTTCTAAGGCTAATTGGGAGGCTGAACAGTTGGAACTCAACGCTTCTTTGCAGACTGGTATTGCTCGTTAA
- the LOC122319083 gene encoding cytokinin riboside 5'-monophosphate phosphoribohydrolase LOG5-like isoform X2, producing the protein MGLVSQEVHRGGGHVLGIIPKTLMSKEITGETVGEVRPVADMHQRKAEMARHSDCFIALPGGYGTLEELLEVITWAQLGIHDKPVGLLNVDGYYNHLLSFIDKAVDDGFIRPSQRSIIVSASNSRELVQKLEEYVPKHDGAISKANWEAEQLELNASLQTGIAR; encoded by the exons ATGGGCTTAGTCTCTCAGGAGGTACACCGCGGTGGTGGACATGTGCTTGG AATCATTCCCAAGACTTTGATGAGCAAAGAG ATAACAGGGGAAACAGTCGGGGAGGTCAGGCCTGTAGCCGACATGCACCAAAGGAAGGCCGAGATGGCCCGCCATTCTGACTGTTTTATTGCCCTtccag GTGGTTATGGAACTTTGGAAGAGTTATTGGAAGTCATAACATGGGCCCAGCTTGGCATCCACGACAAGCCT GTGGGTTTGCTTAATGTGGACGGCTACTACAACCACCTGCTATCCTTCATAGACAAAGCGGTTGATGATGGCTTTATCAGGCCATCTCAGCGCAGTATTATTGTCTCTGCTTCAAACTCCAGAGAGCTTGTTCAAAAACTCGAG GAATACGTCCCTAAGCACGACGGGGCAATTTCTAAGGCTAATTGGGAGGCTGAACAGTTGGAACTCAACGCTTCTTTGCAGACTGGTATTGCTCGTTAA